The Immundisolibacter cernigliae genome has a window encoding:
- a CDS encoding MerR family transcriptional regulator, translating to MLEPSQNDQLPPIPGKRYFGIGEVSELCGVRPHVLRYWEQEFPELTPAKRTGNRRYYQRQDVILIRQIRSLLYEQGFTISGARQRLGGEAGRQDADRTAQLVRQMRQELEEVLAILKT from the coding sequence ATGCTGGAACCGTCGCAGAATGACCAGTTGCCGCCGATACCGGGCAAGCGCTATTTCGGTATCGGCGAGGTCAGCGAGCTGTGTGGCGTGCGGCCGCACGTGCTGCGCTACTGGGAGCAGGAATTCCCGGAGCTGACGCCGGCCAAGCGCACCGGCAACCGGCGTTACTACCAGCGTCAGGACGTGATCCTGATCCGCCAGATTCGCAGCCTGCTGTACGAACAGGGCTTCACCATCAGTGGCGCCCGCCAGCGCCTGGGCGGGGAGGCAGGCCGCCAGGATGCGGACCGCACGGCGCAGCTGGTGCGCCAGATGCGGCAGGAACTGGAAGAGGTTCTGGCGATACTGAAGACCTGA
- a CDS encoding SDR family oxidoreductase: MNLELAGKVVIVTGASQGIGLATALSFAGEGARLLLAARGADGLTAAAAAATAAGAPQVKTVTCDVTLDADVDALMATARQHFGRVDVLVNNAAGKLPAGDFADISNEAWLAGWNQKLQCHIRACRAVYPIMREQKSGVIVNVLGTAARNPKASYMPVGISNAALFNFTKSFADLCAPQGIRVVGVAPSGVTTDRWTRLINARAPAEGKTPQQLQAEIDAALPLGRMAYPQDVADAICFAASARAAYICGSVITVDGNSTQGVYL; this comes from the coding sequence ATGAATCTGGAACTGGCAGGAAAAGTGGTCATCGTCACCGGCGCCAGCCAGGGCATCGGCCTGGCCACGGCGCTGAGTTTTGCGGGCGAAGGCGCCCGGCTGCTGCTGGCGGCGCGCGGCGCGGATGGTCTCACGGCCGCTGCCGCAGCGGCCACGGCCGCCGGTGCGCCGCAGGTGAAAACCGTCACCTGCGACGTCACGCTGGACGCCGACGTCGACGCCCTCATGGCAACTGCCCGGCAACACTTTGGACGCGTGGACGTGCTGGTCAACAACGCTGCCGGCAAGTTACCCGCCGGCGACTTTGCGGATATCAGCAACGAGGCCTGGCTGGCCGGCTGGAATCAGAAGCTGCAGTGCCACATCCGCGCCTGCCGGGCCGTGTACCCGATCATGCGCGAGCAGAAAAGCGGCGTCATCGTGAACGTGCTGGGCACCGCCGCGCGCAACCCCAAGGCCTCCTACATGCCGGTCGGCATCAGCAACGCGGCACTGTTCAATTTCACCAAGAGCTTTGCCGACCTGTGCGCGCCGCAGGGCATCCGGGTGGTCGGCGTGGCGCCGTCGGGCGTGACCACCGACCGTTGGACGCGCCTGATCAATGCACGCGCGCCGGCCGAGGGCAAGACGCCGCAACAGCTGCAGGCCGAGATCGACGCCGCGCTGCCACTGGGGCGCATGGCCTACCCGCAGGACGTGGCCGACGCCATCTGCTTCGCGGCCTCGGCGCGCGCGGCCTACATCTGCGGCAGCGTCATCACCGTGGACGGCAACAGCACGCAGGGCGTGTATTTGTAG
- the pheT gene encoding phenylalanine--tRNA ligase subunit beta: MKVSETWLREWCNPPLDTAGIAQRLTMAGIEVGAIEPVAEALDQVVVARIVTTRPHPDADRLRLCEVEVVPGEALLGIVCGAPNARPDLRVPLARIGARLPGGLQIKKSKIRGEASEGMLCSARELGLGEGQAGLLELPADAPIGQPLSDYLQLDDRIIEVELTPNRGDCLSLSGLARELAALTQTPLTPPDIAAVAPVSARQFGVRLEAPQACPRYLCRVVENIDPQASTPLWLQERLRRAGLRSLGPVVDITNYVLLELGQPLHAFDLDRVSGDIVVRHGRPGERLRLLNEQDIEAGAELLLICDDTGPLAAAGIMGGADSAVGDATRNVLLESAFFAPRAIAGRARALGLQTDASQRFERGVDPQLQRLAIERATRLLIELCGGQPGPIVEACAGAELPATPSIRLRRARVEHVLGTSLPSDEIEAILQRLGMEITLESAGVWQARPPSRRFDLGCEEDLIEELARVHGYENLPSIRPAPRGNFPAAADDRISRQRLALALVDRGYQEAITYSFVDQRLQALIDPQNPPLALANPLSAELAVMRTSLWPGLLAAYAHNANRQAARVRLFETGLRFVDDGSGLRQDAQLAGLIAGPRSPEQWCSPAQPVDFFDLKADVEALLAITGCADRFSFEPAEHPALHPGQSARLLRAGQPVGWLGRLHPGLEAELKIDSPLLFEIELAALTAGRVPAYAEVSRFPAVRRDLAIVLPNDVPAADILATARAACAQSPVQELLIFDVYQGQGVPDGYKSVALGITLSATERTLIDADVEPLIARLLRALAEAHRAHLRD; encoded by the coding sequence ATGAAAGTGAGCGAAACCTGGCTGCGCGAGTGGTGCAACCCGCCGCTCGACACGGCCGGCATTGCCCAGCGCCTGACCATGGCCGGCATCGAGGTCGGCGCCATCGAGCCGGTGGCCGAAGCACTCGACCAGGTCGTGGTGGCGCGCATCGTCACCACCCGCCCGCATCCGGACGCTGACCGTCTGCGCCTGTGCGAGGTGGAAGTCGTTCCCGGCGAGGCGCTGCTCGGCATCGTCTGCGGTGCGCCCAATGCAAGGCCCGATCTGCGCGTGCCCTTGGCGCGCATCGGTGCCCGCTTGCCGGGCGGTTTGCAGATCAAGAAGAGCAAGATTCGCGGCGAAGCGTCCGAAGGCATGCTGTGCTCGGCGCGGGAACTGGGGCTCGGAGAAGGCCAGGCCGGCCTGCTCGAATTGCCGGCCGATGCGCCGATCGGCCAGCCGCTGTCGGATTACCTGCAGCTCGACGACCGCATCATCGAGGTCGAACTGACGCCCAACCGCGGCGACTGCCTGAGCCTGTCCGGTCTCGCCCGAGAACTTGCCGCGCTCACGCAAACCCCGTTGACGCCGCCCGACATCGCTGCCGTTGCGCCGGTCAGTGCGCGTCAATTCGGCGTGCGACTGGAGGCGCCGCAGGCCTGCCCGCGCTACCTGTGCCGCGTGGTCGAGAACATCGACCCGCAGGCGAGTACCCCGCTGTGGCTGCAGGAACGCCTGCGCCGGGCCGGCCTGCGCAGCCTGGGGCCAGTGGTGGACATCACCAATTACGTGCTGCTGGAACTGGGCCAGCCGCTGCACGCCTTTGACCTGGACCGCGTCAGCGGCGACATCGTGGTGCGCCATGGGCGGCCCGGCGAGCGGTTGCGGCTGCTGAACGAGCAGGACATCGAGGCCGGCGCCGAATTGCTGCTGATCTGCGACGACACCGGGCCGTTGGCTGCCGCCGGCATCATGGGCGGGGCGGACTCGGCTGTGGGTGATGCCACGCGCAACGTGCTGCTGGAGAGCGCCTTTTTTGCGCCGCGCGCCATTGCCGGACGGGCACGGGCGCTGGGGCTGCAAACCGACGCCTCGCAGCGTTTCGAACGCGGCGTGGACCCGCAGCTGCAACGACTGGCCATCGAACGGGCCACGCGGCTGCTGATCGAGCTGTGTGGGGGCCAGCCGGGGCCGATCGTGGAAGCCTGCGCCGGGGCCGAGCTGCCGGCTACGCCGTCCATCCGGCTGCGTCGGGCGCGGGTCGAGCACGTGCTGGGCACGTCGCTGCCGTCCGACGAGATCGAAGCCATCCTGCAGCGGCTGGGCATGGAGATCACGCTGGAATCGGCCGGCGTCTGGCAGGCACGCCCGCCCAGCCGGCGCTTCGATCTTGGCTGCGAGGAAGACCTGATCGAGGAGCTGGCGCGCGTTCACGGCTACGAGAACCTGCCCAGTATCCGCCCGGCACCGCGCGGCAATTTCCCGGCCGCCGCCGACGACCGCATTTCGCGGCAACGGCTTGCCCTGGCCCTGGTTGATCGCGGTTATCAGGAAGCCATCACGTACAGCTTCGTCGATCAGCGGCTGCAAGCCCTGATCGACCCGCAAAACCCGCCACTGGCGCTGGCCAATCCGCTGTCGGCGGAACTGGCCGTGATGCGCACCAGCCTGTGGCCCGGCCTGCTGGCGGCCTATGCGCACAACGCCAACCGCCAGGCGGCGCGGGTGCGCTTGTTCGAAACCGGACTGCGTTTTGTGGACGACGGCAGCGGACTGCGTCAGGACGCCCAACTGGCCGGATTGATCGCCGGCCCGCGCAGCCCCGAACAATGGTGCAGCCCGGCGCAGCCGGTGGATTTTTTCGACCTGAAGGCCGACGTCGAGGCGCTGCTGGCCATCACCGGCTGCGCGGACCGGTTCAGCTTCGAGCCGGCCGAACATCCGGCGTTGCATCCCGGCCAGAGCGCACGCCTGCTGCGCGCAGGCCAGCCGGTCGGCTGGCTCGGGCGCCTGCACCCGGGTCTCGAGGCGGAACTGAAAATCGACTCGCCGCTGCTGTTCGAGATCGAGCTGGCGGCACTGACCGCCGGGCGCGTGCCCGCCTACGCCGAAGTGTCGCGTTTCCCGGCCGTGCGTCGCGACCTGGCCATTGTGCTGCCGAACGACGTGCCCGCCGCGGACATCCTGGCCACGGCGCGGGCCGCCTGCGCGCAGTCGCCGGTGCAGGAGCTGCTGATTTTTGATGTGTACCAGGGCCAGGGCGTGCCGGACGGCTACAAGAGCGTCGCGCTTGGCATTACCCTGTCTGCCACCGAGCGCACGCTGATCGATGCCGACGTGGAGCCGCTGATCGCCCGCCTGCTGCGGGCGCTGGCCGAGGCCCACAGGGCGCACCTGCGAGACTGA
- a CDS encoding protein-L-isoaspartate(D-aspartate) O-methyltransferase — protein sequence MSNPFHAGSGSGSSQQAAGIGMTSQRTRDRLVELLAQLSPLDPRVLDVMRQIPRHLFVEEALASRAYDNVSLPIGHGQTISQPLTVAQMTSALLQGPPLRRVLEIGTGSGYQTAVLAALVPEVVSIERIGALAAQARRVLRDLRVRNVALVVGDGSQGLPGKGPYDGILITAAAATLAPQLFEQLAEDGRLIAPVGSSEQALRRFTRTATGLHEERLGAAHFVPLRRGRG from the coding sequence ATGAGTAATCCGTTCCATGCCGGTTCCGGCTCTGGTTCCAGCCAGCAGGCGGCCGGCATCGGCATGACCTCGCAGCGCACGCGCGACCGACTGGTCGAGCTGCTCGCGCAGCTGTCGCCGCTGGATCCGCGGGTACTGGATGTGATGCGTCAGATCCCGCGGCATCTGTTCGTGGAGGAAGCCCTCGCCAGCCGTGCCTACGACAACGTGTCGCTGCCCATCGGCCACGGCCAGACCATTTCCCAGCCGCTCACCGTGGCGCAGATGACCAGCGCCCTGCTGCAGGGGCCGCCGCTGCGCCGGGTGCTCGAAATCGGCACCGGCTCGGGCTACCAGACCGCCGTGCTGGCGGCACTGGTGCCGGAGGTGGTCAGCATCGAGCGTATCGGCGCCCTGGCCGCCCAGGCCCGGCGTGTGCTGCGCGACCTTCGCGTGCGCAACGTGGCACTGGTGGTCGGCGATGGCAGTCAGGGCCTGCCGGGCAAAGGTCCGTACGACGGCATCCTGATTACCGCCGCGGCGGCTACGCTGGCGCCGCAGCTGTTCGAACAGCTGGCCGAGGACGGACGGCTCATCGCGCCGGTGGGCTCGAGCGAGCAGGCGCTGCGCCGCTTCACCCGTACCGCCACCGGCCTGCACGAGGAACGCCTGGGTGCTGCGCATTTCGTGCCGCTGCGGCGCGGCCGGGGCTGA
- the thrS gene encoding threonine--tRNA ligase: MPDIRLPDGSTRSYPQPVSVATVAGDIGAGLARAALAGKVAGKLVDTSYLIDSDADLAIITERDADGLEVIRHSTAHLLAYAVKELFPEAQVTIGPVIENGFYYDFAYSRPFTPDDLVAIEKRMAELARRDIPVTRQVLPRDEAVAFFLAQGERYKAELIAAIPEGEDVSLYREGDFVDLCRGPHVPSTGKLKVFKLMRVAGAYWRGDSRNEMLQRIYGTAWARKEDLDAYLHMLEESEKRDHRRIGRQLDLFHQQEEAPGMVFWHPKGWALWQTLEQHMRQVYKDSGYQEVRCPQILDVSLWKASGHWDNYQENMFFTESEKREYALKPMNCPGHVQIFKAGLHSYRELPIRYGEFGACHRNEPSGALHGIMRVRAFTQDDGHVFCTPEQIESEVTDFHRQALKVYAAFGFEQVAVKIALRPEKRLGSDAVWDKAETALRAALGACGVAWEELPGEGAFYGPKIEYHLKDAIGRAWQLGTMQVDFMMPERLGCEYVAEDNTRKVPVMLHRAIVGSMERFLGILIEHHAGAFPLWLAPRQAVVLSITESHARYASQVAETLRDAGLRVEADLRNEKIGYKIREHTLQRVPYLLVVGERECANSTVAVRTRSGEDKGSLPLADVVATLVAEVANRGHCVTEC, from the coding sequence GTGCCCGACATCCGCCTGCCCGACGGTTCCACCCGCAGTTATCCGCAGCCGGTCAGCGTGGCGACGGTGGCGGGCGACATCGGCGCCGGCCTGGCGCGCGCGGCGCTGGCCGGCAAGGTGGCCGGCAAGCTGGTCGATACCTCGTACCTGATCGACAGCGACGCGGATCTGGCCATCATTACCGAGCGCGACGCTGACGGCCTGGAGGTCATTCGCCACTCGACGGCCCATCTGCTGGCCTACGCGGTCAAGGAGCTGTTTCCCGAGGCGCAGGTCACCATCGGCCCGGTGATCGAAAACGGCTTCTATTACGACTTCGCCTACAGCCGTCCATTCACGCCGGACGATCTGGTCGCCATCGAAAAGCGCATGGCGGAGCTGGCCCGGCGGGACATTCCGGTGACCCGGCAGGTGCTGCCACGCGACGAGGCGGTGGCGTTCTTTCTGGCCCAGGGCGAGCGGTACAAGGCCGAGCTGATCGCCGCCATCCCGGAAGGCGAGGACGTGTCGCTGTACCGCGAGGGCGATTTCGTGGACCTGTGCCGCGGGCCGCACGTGCCGTCCACCGGCAAGCTCAAGGTGTTCAAGCTGATGCGCGTGGCCGGCGCCTACTGGCGCGGTGATTCGCGCAACGAGATGTTGCAGCGCATCTACGGTACCGCCTGGGCCAGGAAGGAAGACCTCGACGCCTACCTGCACATGCTGGAGGAGTCCGAGAAGCGCGACCACCGGCGCATCGGGCGTCAACTGGACCTGTTCCACCAGCAGGAAGAAGCGCCCGGCATGGTGTTCTGGCACCCCAAGGGCTGGGCGCTGTGGCAGACGCTGGAACAGCACATGCGACAGGTCTACAAGGACTCCGGCTACCAGGAGGTGCGCTGCCCGCAGATTCTGGATGTGTCCCTGTGGAAGGCCTCGGGCCACTGGGACAACTATCAGGAGAACATGTTTTTCACCGAGTCGGAAAAGCGCGAATACGCACTCAAGCCGATGAACTGCCCGGGTCATGTGCAGATTTTCAAGGCCGGCCTGCACAGCTACCGCGAGCTGCCGATCCGCTATGGCGAGTTTGGCGCCTGCCACCGCAACGAGCCCTCGGGCGCCCTGCACGGCATCATGCGCGTGCGCGCCTTCACGCAGGATGACGGCCATGTTTTCTGCACCCCCGAGCAGATCGAATCGGAAGTAACCGATTTCCACCGCCAGGCGCTGAAGGTCTATGCGGCCTTCGGTTTCGAGCAGGTGGCGGTCAAAATCGCGCTGCGGCCGGAAAAGCGGCTCGGTTCGGACGCTGTCTGGGACAAGGCCGAGACGGCGCTGCGCGCGGCCCTGGGCGCCTGCGGCGTGGCCTGGGAGGAGCTGCCCGGCGAAGGCGCCTTTTACGGCCCCAAGATCGAGTACCACCTGAAGGACGCGATCGGCAGGGCCTGGCAACTGGGCACCATGCAGGTGGATTTCATGATGCCCGAGCGTCTGGGCTGCGAGTATGTGGCCGAGGACAACACCCGCAAGGTGCCGGTCATGCTGCATCGGGCCATCGTCGGGTCGATGGAACGGTTCCTCGGCATTCTGATCGAGCACCACGCCGGGGCTTTCCCGCTGTGGCTCGCTCCGCGTCAGGCGGTGGTGCTGAGCATCACCGAAAGTCACGCCCGCTACGCGTCGCAAGTGGCCGAAACTCTGCGCGACGCGGGCTTGCGCGTGGAGGCCGACTTGAGGAACGAGAAGATCGGCTATAAAATCCGCGAACATACCCTGCAGCGTGTTCCCTACTTGCTGGTCGTCGGCGAGCGGGAGTGCGCCAATTCAACGGTGGCCGTGCGTACGCGCTCCGGCGAGGACAAGGGCAGCCTGCCGCTGGCAGATGTTGTCGCGACCCTCGTTGCCGAAGTTGCGAACCGCGGCCATTGCGTTACGGAGTGCTGA
- the rpmI gene encoding 50S ribosomal protein L35 translates to MPKLKTKRGAAKRFKKTGSGAFKCGHSHLRHILTKKSSKRKRGLVGTTLVCASDTASVRQMLPHA, encoded by the coding sequence GTGCCCAAGCTCAAGACCAAACGCGGCGCCGCCAAGCGGTTCAAGAAAACCGGTTCGGGGGCGTTCAAGTGCGGCCATTCGCACCTGCGCCACATTCTGACCAAGAAGAGCTCCAAGCGTAAGCGGGGCTTGGTCGGCACCACGCTGGTGTGCGCTTCCGATACGGCCTCCGTGCGGCAGATGCTGCCGCACGCCTGA
- the pheS gene encoding phenylalanine--tRNA ligase subunit alpha encodes MTDPQHLAQEAQRAIAACHDEAAMEQLRVGYLGQKGAVAELLRGLPQLPPEQRREFGKAVNDAKSAIEAALEARREVLREASLIARLQAERVDVTLPGRGEQPGGLHPITRTLARIETLFRGIGFDVEEGPEIEDDFHNFGALNIPADHPARAMHDTFYLPSGLLLRTHTSPVQIRSLERQAPPVQLIAPGRVYRRDSDLTHTPMFHQVEGLMVDEGVSFAHLKGVLIEFLRRFFDREDLPIRFRPSFFPFTEPSAEADIGCVICDGAGCRVCKHTGWLEVLGCGMVHPNVLRNVNVDPERYTGFAFGMGVERLAMLQYRIGDLRLFFDNDLRFLRQFN; translated from the coding sequence ATGACCGACCCGCAGCACCTCGCACAGGAAGCCCAGCGCGCCATCGCCGCCTGTCACGACGAGGCGGCGATGGAACAACTGCGCGTCGGGTACCTGGGCCAGAAAGGCGCCGTGGCCGAGCTGCTGCGCGGTCTGCCGCAGTTGCCGCCCGAGCAGCGGCGCGAGTTCGGCAAGGCGGTCAACGACGCCAAATCGGCCATCGAAGCGGCTCTCGAAGCCCGCCGCGAGGTGCTGCGTGAGGCGAGCCTGATCGCCCGCCTGCAGGCCGAGCGGGTGGACGTCACCCTACCTGGCCGCGGCGAGCAACCGGGCGGGCTGCATCCGATCACGCGCACACTGGCTCGTATCGAGACGCTGTTTCGCGGCATCGGCTTCGACGTCGAGGAAGGCCCGGAGATCGAGGACGATTTCCACAATTTCGGGGCCCTGAACATCCCGGCCGACCATCCGGCGCGGGCCATGCACGACACGTTCTATCTGCCGTCCGGGCTGTTGCTGCGCACGCACACCTCGCCGGTGCAGATTCGCTCGCTGGAGCGGCAGGCGCCGCCGGTGCAACTGATCGCCCCCGGCCGCGTCTACCGGCGCGATTCGGACCTCACCCACACGCCGATGTTCCACCAGGTGGAAGGGCTGATGGTCGACGAGGGCGTGAGCTTCGCGCACTTGAAGGGCGTGCTGATCGAATTCCTGCGCCGGTTTTTCGACCGCGAGGATTTGCCGATCCGTTTTCGGCCGTCGTTTTTCCCCTTCACCGAGCCGTCGGCAGAAGCCGACATCGGCTGCGTCATCTGCGACGGCGCCGGTTGCCGGGTGTGCAAGCACACCGGCTGGCTGGAAGTGCTCGGCTGCGGCATGGTGCACCCGAACGTGCTGCGCAACGTCAATGTCGATCCCGAGCGCTACACCGGTTTTGCGTTCGGCATGGGCGTGGAGCGTCTGGCCATGCTGCAGTACCGCATCGGCGATCTGCGGCTGTTTTTCGACAACGACCTGCGCTTTCTGCGCCAGTTCAACTAG
- the rplT gene encoding 50S ribosomal protein L20 has protein sequence MPRVKRGVTAHARHKKVLKLAKGYYGARSRVFRVANQAVIKAGQYAYRDRRQRKRQFRALWIVRINAGARQSGLSYSLFMNGLHKAGIEVDRKMLADLAIHDAAAFEVLAQQARAALAN, from the coding sequence ATGCCAAGAGTCAAACGCGGCGTCACCGCCCACGCCCGCCACAAGAAAGTCCTGAAACTGGCCAAGGGCTATTACGGCGCCCGCAGCCGCGTGTTTCGCGTCGCCAACCAGGCCGTCATCAAGGCCGGGCAATACGCCTACCGCGATCGGCGCCAGCGCAAGCGCCAGTTCCGCGCGCTGTGGATCGTGCGTATCAACGCCGGAGCGCGCCAGTCGGGCCTGTCCTACAGCCTGTTCATGAACGGTCTGCACAAGGCCGGCATCGAGGTCGATCGCAAGATGCTGGCCGATCTGGCCATTCACGATGCGGCCGCTTTCGAGGTTCTCGCGCAGCAGGCCCGGGCCGCCCTGGCGAATTGA
- the infC gene encoding translation initiation factor IF-3, with protein sequence MAKEKKLRVNEEITASSIRLIGPEGEQVGVVSRMQALDAASEAGLDLVEISPSAEPPVCRVMDFGKFLYTESKKQQVAKRNQKQIQVKEVKFRPQTDDGDYQVKLRNLLRFFEEGDKAKITLRFRGREMAHQELGRELLQRLEDDLKGVAVVEQYPRLEGRQMVMVMSPRK encoded by the coding sequence ATCGCGAAAGAGAAAAAACTCCGCGTCAACGAGGAAATCACCGCCTCGTCCATACGCCTGATCGGCCCGGAAGGCGAACAGGTGGGCGTGGTCAGCCGTATGCAGGCGCTGGATGCCGCTTCCGAAGCGGGGCTCGATCTGGTGGAAATTTCGCCCAGTGCCGAGCCGCCGGTGTGCCGGGTCATGGACTTCGGCAAGTTTCTGTATACGGAGAGCAAGAAACAGCAGGTCGCCAAGCGCAACCAGAAGCAGATTCAGGTCAAGGAGGTCAAATTCCGGCCCCAGACCGACGATGGCGACTACCAGGTCAAGCTGCGCAACCTGCTGCGGTTCTTCGAGGAAGGCGACAAGGCCAAGATCACGCTGCGCTTTCGCGGTCGCGAAATGGCGCACCAGGAGCTTGGTCGTGAACTGCTGCAGCGCCTGGAGGACGACCTCAAGGGTGTGGCGGTGGTCGAACAGTACCCGCGGCTGGAAGGCCGCCAGATGGTGATGGTGATGAGCCCGCGCAAATAG
- a CDS encoding integration host factor subunit alpha, translated as MNSTLTKAEMSQLLCSELGVNKREARQIVESFFEHMRAALARGEGVKLSGFGNFTLRQKRQRPGRNPKTGQEIPITARRVVTFKPGQQLKRRVDTYAGTVAE; from the coding sequence ATGAACAGCACCTTGACGAAGGCCGAGATGAGCCAGCTGCTGTGCAGTGAGCTTGGCGTCAACAAACGCGAGGCGCGCCAGATCGTGGAGTCCTTCTTCGAGCACATGCGCGCCGCGCTGGCCCGTGGCGAAGGCGTGAAACTGTCCGGCTTTGGCAATTTCACCCTGCGCCAGAAGCGCCAGCGCCCGGGTCGCAACCCCAAGACCGGCCAGGAAATTCCTATCACCGCACGCCGTGTGGTAACTTTTAAACCCGGTCAACAGCTGAAGCGTCGCGTCGATACCTATGCTGGAACCGTCGCAGAATGA
- a CDS encoding peptidoglycan DD-metalloendopeptidase family protein, translated as MLRISCRCGAAGAEAHGDASQAALRPAPGGQAARVLLALVIALILSGCAGRSGRPPAVSPSASSQANALLPSGEHVVQRGETLAMIGRRYGTDYQALARLNGIRSPYTIYPGQRLRLPGVGGVPAPTPIAPAGGWTWPTAGTTLRGYVAAHGGNKGLDIAGQIGQPVRAAAAGTVVYAGNGLRQYGNLVIVKHNEDYLSAYGHLQKITVAEGSAVTTGQTIASMGSPGDGPGVLHFEIRYRGTPIDPAAVLPRPSGG; from the coding sequence GTGCTGCGCATTTCGTGCCGCTGCGGCGCGGCCGGGGCTGAGGCGCACGGCGACGCCTCGCAGGCTGCCCTGCGCCCTGCGCCGGGTGGCCAAGCGGCGCGCGTGCTGCTGGCGCTGGTCATTGCGCTGATCCTGTCCGGCTGCGCCGGTCGATCCGGCCGCCCGCCGGCGGTTTCGCCATCCGCGTCGTCGCAAGCAAACGCCTTGCTGCCAAGTGGCGAACATGTCGTCCAGCGGGGCGAGACGCTGGCGATGATCGGCCGCCGCTACGGCACCGATTACCAGGCCCTGGCGCGCCTGAACGGCATTCGGTCGCCCTATACGATCTACCCCGGCCAACGCCTGCGCCTGCCCGGTGTGGGCGGTGTCCCTGCGCCCACGCCGATCGCGCCGGCGGGCGGCTGGACCTGGCCGACGGCCGGCACCACGCTGCGTGGATACGTGGCTGCCCACGGCGGCAACAAGGGACTGGACATCGCTGGCCAGATCGGCCAGCCGGTCCGCGCCGCCGCCGCCGGCACCGTCGTCTACGCCGGCAACGGGCTGCGCCAGTACGGCAATCTGGTCATCGTCAAACACAACGAGGACTACCTGAGCGCCTACGGCCACCTTCAGAAAATCACGGTGGCCGAGGGCAGCGCCGTTACCACCGGCCAGACCATCGCCAGCATGGGCAGCCCCGGGGATGGTCCCGGGGTGCTGCATTTCGAAATCCGCTACCGCGGCACGCCGATCGACCCGGCCGCAGTGCTGCCACGGCCATCGGGCGGCTGA